The following are encoded in a window of Rosa chinensis cultivar Old Blush chromosome 4, RchiOBHm-V2, whole genome shotgun sequence genomic DNA:
- the LOC112197335 gene encoding myb-like protein Q yields MEPPAASPPLQTHYADSLDSSPRSRNTDSWDDPLPPASRLRLMCSYGGHIVPRPHDKSLCYVGGDTRIVVVDRNTSLADLSNRLAKTLLNNRPFTLKYQLPSEDLDSLISVTTDEDLDNMIDEFDRTASHNSSAKPARIRLFLFPLKPDSSQSMGPLDMPTKSEDWFFNALNGSSEILNRGFSDSASVNYLLGLDDDGGGGGANNSDSRGGDAEASAAANCKSGKPDVHSVPDSPMLENSSSFGSTSSSPSLANLPPIRVHVEDSGGSSHGGNRAQDQKVGIEEQFAQMTVGLVGQQQKQDDSGGFVVLSSPPPLPTTIVPSSAPVSSSSAPDYLNRVVSDDERSDHGGYRKPLPPQPQQQSLPPQSQPKSTGIFDLPSPDSVSSDHSLSNAAISRPKPVIYQEPVAQIPAVTPTRFPANLVDPKVNVSDPNTRVQLQQQVQDSGYVLQAQYDQQLQQQQQLLQQQQLQQQQQYIHPGAHYMHHHPAGSVPIQAYYPVYPSQQQQQQQQQQQHQQQQQHHHHPQLDQQQQYQVYYMPARQAQPYSNLPLQQPLQSNISEAAAATIASSRSQPPPNPMLSPTAAYSQIRNAPIAKPEIAAGVYRTTTTAAPPSLVQVPPTQHQHQPQQQYVGYTQVHHPSQSTVPTSTGAANYAYEYADASHAQHAQVYYTQPLAPTMTSQYQTMTAAAAMGLPEVSTQLPNDNIKQQQQR; encoded by the exons ATGGAGCCACCGGCGGCGTCGCCGCCACTCCAGACTCACTACGCCGACTCGCTGGACTCGTCGCCGAGGTCCCGTAACACCGACTCCTGGGACGACCCGCTCCCGCCGGCGTCCAGGCTCCGGCTGATGTGCAGCTACGGCGGCCACATCGTGCCGCGGCCGCACGACAAGTCGTTGTGCTACGTCGGCGGCGACACTCGAATCGTCGTCGTGGACAGGAACACTTCGCTTGCGGACCTCTCGAATCGTCTGGCGAAGACGCTTTTGAATAACCGGCCGTTCACGCTGAAATACCAGTTGCCGAGCGAGGACCTGGACTCGTTGATCTCCGTGACGACCGACGAGGATTTGGATAATATGATCGACGAGTTTGACCGGACGGCGAGCCACAATTCGTCGGCGAAGCCGGCGCGGATTCGGCTATTTCTGTTTCCGCTGAAGCCGGATTCGTCGCAGTCGATGGGGCCCCTCGATATGCCGACCAAGTCGGAGGACTGGTTCTTCAACGCGCTCAACGGCTCGTCGGAGATACTCAACCGCGGCTTCTCCGACTCCGCCTCCGTCAACTACTTGCTCGGCCTAGACGAcgacggcggcggcggcggggcGAACAATTCGGATTCGAGAGGCGGAGACGCGGAGGCTTCTGCGGCGGCGAATTGCAAGAGCGGTAAACCGGACGTCCACTCTGTCCCCGATTCGCCGATGCTCGAGAactcgtcgtcgtttgggtcaaCATCGTCGTCTCCGTCGCTGGCGAATTTGCCTCCGATTCGGGTCCACGTGGAAGACAGCGGTGGGAGCAGTCACGGTGGCAATAGAGCGCAGGATCAGAAGGTTGGGATTGAAGAGCAGTTTGCTCAGATGACGGTGGGTTTGGTTGGGCAGCAGCAGAAGCAAGACGATAGCGGCGGCTTTGTGGTGCTGTCTTCACCGCCGCCGTTGCCGACTACTATTGTGCCTTCCTCTGCGCCGGTGAGTTCTTCTTCGGCCCCTGATTACCTGAATCGGGTCGTCTCCGATGACGAACGATCCGATCATGGTGGATATCGGAAACCGCTTCCTCCTCAGCCTCAGCAACAGAGTCTACCGCCTCAGTCTCAGCCCAAATCAACAGGAATTTTTGATTTGCCGTCGCCAGATTCAGTGTCAAG TGATCATAGTTTATCAAATGCTGCCATATCTCGCCCAAAACCTGTAATTTATCAAGAACCAGTTGCTCAAATACCCGCGGTAACCCCCACAAGGTTTCCTGCAAACCTTGTTGATCCAAAAGTTAATGTCTCCGATCCAAACACTCGGGTTCAGTTGCAACAACAGGTTCAGGATTCCGGGTATGTATTGCAAGCCCAATATGATCAGCAACtacaacagcagcagcaactactacaacaacaacaactacaACAACAGCAACAATATATACACCCTGGTGCACATTACATGCATCATCACCCTGCTGGGTCTGTGCCAATTCAGGCATACTACCCTGTATATCCTtctcagcagcagcagcagcagcagcagcagcaacaacaccAGCAGCAACAGCAACACCACCATCATCCTCAGCTCGATCAGCAGCAGCAATACCAGGTTTATTACATGCCTGCAAGACAGGCCCAACCTTACAGCAACTTGCCCCTGCAGCAACCTTTGCAGTCCAACATTAGTGAAGCTGCTGCTGCTACTATTGCTTCTAGCCGGTCTCAACCGCCTCCCAATCCAATGCTCTCTCCTACCGCAGCTTACAGCCAGATAAGGAATGCCCCCATTGCCAAACCCGAAATTGCTGCTGGTGTGTACAGGACAACAACTACAGCTGCTCCTCCATCTCTGGTTCAAGTTCCCCCTACTCAGCATCAGCATCAGCCTCAGCAACAATATGTTGGTTACACACAGGTTCATCACCCGTCTCAATCAACTGTTCCTACTTCGACAGGTGCTGCTAATTATGCCTATGAATATGCCGATGCTTCTCATGCTCAGCATGCCCAGGTATACTATACTCAGCCTCTAGCACCCACAATGACTTCTCAGTACCAAACCATGACAGCCGCAGCTGCCATGGGACTGCCGGAAGTTTCAACTCAGCTTCCTAATGACAACAtcaagcagcagcagcagcgaTGA
- the LOC112197337 gene encoding uncharacterized protein LOC112197337: MASSSIHCDIRCALLLHLATSSSPSSPSSSSLSTIRTLGPHRITSRASAARRVLSSFSSSPRTASFRVRAFSNDESKEAVKLPEKPSICTADELHYVSVPDSDWRLALWRYRPCPKAPQRNHPLLLLSGVGTNAIGYDLSPESSFARYMSGQGFETWVLEVRGAGLSLHEANRKQIQESAHAKSEQMESVSKGATNGAFSAEKQSNSFSGALAKSEPMEAVSQSATDGAISTEKQSNSFPGASAFETPVHKINDQISAAKGDLTSIPTVGGESKSVTSLTETFTQMSERLSGFLGEGQSSIISANLLDQISKLFADSTLSERFNDISNKLSSLLETRQNSAFASQIRDLSQRLVNIIEEGQRSVSPSLFDLQERLSSTLEDFQKQLDLIVKYDWDFDHYLEEDIPAVMEYILVESKPKDGKLLAIGHSMGGILLYAMLSRCGSEGRTCNLAAVVTLASSLDYTSSKSTLKLLIPLADPAQALNVPVVPLGTLLAAAYPLSSRPPYVLSWLNDLISAQGMMHPELLKKLVLNNFCTIPAKLLLQLTTAFKEGGLRDRSGTYLFKDHIHKSNVPILALAGDKDLICPPEAVEETVKVIPEHLVTYKVFGESGGAHYAHYDLVGGRMAAEQVYPCIIEFLSQHD; the protein is encoded by the exons atggcttcttcttcaattCACTGCGATATTCGCTGCgcccttcttcttcacttggcCACGTCATCGTCACCATCATCGCCGTCGTCGTCGTCGCTATCCACGATTAGGACTCTCGGTCCCCACCGCATAACCTCGCGCGCCTCCGCGGCGCGTCGGGTGCTGTCGTCGTTCTCCTCATCGCCGCGGACGGCGTCGTTCCGCGTCAGAGCTTTCTCCAATGACGAGTCGAAAGAGGCCGTGAAGCTTCCGGAGAAGCCGTCGATATGCACCGCCGACGAGCTCCACTACGTCTCCGTGCCCGACTCCGATTGGAGGCTCGCCCTCTGGCGCTACCGCCCTTGCCCCAAG GCCCCTCAGAGGAATCACCCATTGCTGCTATTGTCTGGGGTGGGGACCAATGCAATTGGATACGATCTCTCTCCTGAG TCGTCATTTGCACGTTACATGTCTGGGCAAGGATTTGAGACATGGGTTCTCGAAGTTCGTGGTGCTGGATTGAGTCTCCATGAAGCAAATAGGAAACAAATCCAGGAGTCTGCCCATGCAAAATCTGAACAGATGGAATCTGTGTCTAAGGGTGCAACAAATGGAGCTTTTTCTGCAGAAAAACAGTCAAATAGCTTCTCTGGTGCCCTTGCAAAATCTGAACCAATGGAAGCTGTTTCTCAGAGTGCAACTGATGGAGCTATTTCTACAGAAAAGCAGTCAAATAGTTTTCCTGGTGCCTCAGCATTTGAAACTCCTGTTCACAAAATAAACGATCAGATTTCAGCTGCCAAAGGAGACCTTACAAGTATACCAACTGTAGGGGGCGAATCAAAATCCGTGACAAGTTTGACTGAAACTTTTACGCAGATGTCAGAACGATTGTCTGGCTTTCTTGGTGAAGGTCAATCCAGTATCATTTCTGCTAAtttacttgatcaaatttcaaaactttttgcTGATTCTACCTTATCTGAGCGTTTCAATGATATAAGCAATAAGCTTTCAAGCCTCTTAGAGACAAGACAAAACTCTGCTTTTGCTAGCCAAATCAGAGACCTCAGTCAAAGGCTTGTGAATATAATTGAAGAAGGTCAGCGGTCTGTTTCTCCATCACTGTTTGACTTGCAAGAGCGTCTTTCTTCCACACTAGAAGATTTTCAGAAGCAACTTGACTTGATAGTGAAGTATGACTGGGACTTTGATCACTACCTTGAAGAGGATATACCTGCTGTG ATGGAGTATATATTGGTGGAAAGTAAGCCGAAGGATGGGAAGTTGTTAGCTATTGGGCATTCAATGGGTGGGATCTTGCTTTATGCAATGCTTTCACGATGTG GTTCTGAAGGAAGAACGTGCAACCTAGCAGCTGTTGTAACTCTGGCCTCATCACTTGATTACACATCTTCGAAATCAACTCTCAAATTGCTTATACCACTT GCAGACCCCGCCCAGGCTCTCAATGTCCCTGTTGTTCCTTTGGGGACATTATTGGCAGCGGCTTATCCTCTCTCATCCCGCCCTCCTTATGTCTTATCTTGGCTCAATGATCTGATTTCAGCACAGGGCATGATGCATCCAGAATTATTGAAAAAGCTGGTTTTGAATAACTTTT GCACAATACCAGCAAAACTTCTGTTGCAGCTAACAACAGCTTTTAAGGAGGGTGGATTACGTGACAGGAGTGGCACCTACTTGTTTAAGGATCATATACATAAAAGCAATGTCCCTATTTTGGCTCTTGCTGGAGATAAGGATCTAATATGCCCTCCTGAAGCTGTTGAAG AAACTGTTAAGGTAATACCAGAGCACCTGGTTACATAtaaagtttttggagaatctggAGGTGCACACTATGCTCATTATGATTTGGTAGGAGGCCGAATG GCAGCAGAGCAAGTCTATCCCTGTATAATTGAATTTCTTAGTCAGCACGACTGA
- the LOC112197334 gene encoding elongator complex protein 2: MSTVGGGRSEVEVKRVFIGAGCNRVVNNVSWGACDLVAFGAQNAVAIFDPKTAQISTTLPGHKASVNCTQWLPSNKFAFKAKGLDRHYLLSGDAGGAIILWEYSALEGKWRYVLQIPELHKKGVTCISGIMVSETEAVFASTSSDGTVYLWEVVFPSTGEGDCKLLHLDSLFVGSKPMVALSLAELPGNAGHLVLAMGGLDNKIHLYSGERRGKFVRACELKGHTDWIRSLDFSLPICTDGEAHSILLVSSSQDKGIRIWKMALRGSLDSSQSSRQGKISLASYIEGPVLVAGTTSYQISLESLLIGHEDWVYSVEWQPPSPVSSEGIAYCQHQSILSASMDKTMMIWKPEKTSGIWMNVVTVGELSHCALGFYGGHWSPNGDSILAHGYGGSFHLWRNVGTSLDNWQPQKVPSGHFAAITDIAWGRSGEYLLSVCDDQTTRIFSPWQNETSVGDEGSWHEIARPQVHGHDMNCVTIIQGKGNHRFVSGADEKVARVFEAPLSFLKTLGHAISQNSTFSEDIQLGVQILGANMSALGLSQKPIYVHAEQHTIEKNPNDSLDTLEAIPDAVPVVLTEPPIEDQLGWHTLWPESHKLYGHGNELFALCSDHEGKLVASSCKAQSAAVAEIWLWQVGSWKAVGRLQSHSLTVTQMEFSLDDKFLLAVSRDRQFSVFSIDKTGTDETSYKLVAKHEAHKRIIWSCSWNPHGYEFATGSRDKTVKIWTFGKDSSVKLLATLPQFSSSVTALSWASLDSKKNNGLLAVGMENGLIELWSLSVNRTDDGLAAGVLAAPVARFDPLMCHVSSVSRLAWRKRKCEDCSSIQLASCGADHCVRVFEVKC; this comes from the exons ATGTCCACCGTCGGCGGTGGCCGGAGTGAGGTTGAAGTAAAGCGAGTGTTCATAGGAGCAGGGTGCAACAGAGTAGTGAACAACGTCTCATGGGGTGCTTGTGATTTAGTCGCGTTCGGCGCCCAAAACGCCGTCGCTATTTTCGACCCAAAG ACTGCTCAAATTTCGACTACGCTTCCGGGTCACAAGGCTTCTGTTAATTGCACCCAATGGCTTCCAAGTAATAAGTTTGCATTCAAAG CTAAAGGCTTGGACCGACATTATTTGCTCTCTGGAGATGCTGGGGGTGCCATTATTCTGTGGGAGTATTCTGCTCTTGAAGGAAAG TGGAGATATGTATTGCAAATACCTGAATTACACAAGAAGGGTGTCACATGCATTAGTGGAATTATGGTTTCTGAAACTGAGGCAGTCTTTGCGTCTACTTCCTCGGATGGTACAGTTTATTTATGGGAGGTTGTTTTCCCATCTACTGGTGAAG GTGACTGTAAATTATTGCATTTGGATTCTCTATTTGTTGGTTCAAAACCAATGGTAGCACTTTCACTAGCAGAGTTGCCTGGGAATGCTGGGCATTTAGTCCTGGCCATGGGGGGATTGGATAACAAGATCCACCTATACTCTGGGGAGAGGAGAGGAAAG TTTGTTCGAGCCTGCGAGTTGAAAGGGCATACAGATTGGATCAGAAGTCTGGATTTCTCATTACCTATATGCACTGATGGTGAGGCACATAGTATTCTACTTGTTAGTTCATCACAAGACAAAGGCATACGCATATGGAAGATGGCTTTACGGGGTTCTTTGGACAGCAGCCAGAGTTCCAGGCAAGGAAAAATAAGCTTAGCATCTTACATAGAAGGCCCTGTACTTGTAGCTGGAACAACCTCGTATCAGATTTCACTGGAATCTCTTCTAATTGGTCATGAGGATTGGGTGTATTCAGTGGAGTGGCAACCTCCGTCACCTGTATCTTCAGAAGGTATTGCCTACTGTCAACACCAGAGCATCTTATCTGCATCTATGGATAAGACAATGATGATCTGGAAACCAGAAAAAACTTCTGGCATCTGGATGAATGTTGTTACTGTTGGGGAATTAAGTCATTGTGCTCTAGGATTTTATGGTGGCCACTGGAGTCCCAATGGAGATTCAATCTTAGCACATGGGTATGGTGGATCTTTCCATCTGTGGAGAAATGTCGGTACTAGCTTAGATAATTGGCAACCACAAAAAGTTCCATCTGGGCATTTTGCAGCTATTACCGATATTGCTTGGGGGAGATCTGGTGAATACTTGCTGTCAGTCTGTGATGACCAG ACAACACGAATTTTTTCTCCGTGGCAAAATGAAACGTCTGTAGGAGATGAGGGTTCTTGGCATGAAATTGCTCGTCCTCAAGTTCATGGTCATGATATGAACTGTGTCACCATCATCCAAGGAAAAGGAAACCATCGTTTTGTCAGTGGAGCTGATGAGAAAGTTGCCAGAGTGTTTGAAGCTCCTTTGTCTTTCTTGAAGACATTGGGTCATGCCATTTCACAAAACTCAACCTTTTCCGAAGATATACAATTGGGTGTACAGATTTTGGGTGCAAATATGTCAGCTCTTGGGCTATCACAGAAACCTATTTATGTTCATg CTGAGCAGCACACCATAGAGAAGAATCCAAATGATAGCCTTGACACCCTTGAAGCCATTCCTGATGCAGTTCCTGTTGTGTTGACTGAACCTCCGATCGAAGATCAATTGGGATGGCATACACTATGGCCAGAATCACACAAGCTTTACGGTCATGGGAATGAGCTGTTTGCTCTTTGCAGTGATCATGAAGGGAAGCTTGTTGCTTCGTCATGTAAG GCCCAATCAGCAGCAGTCGCAGAAATATGGCTGTGGCAAGTTGGTTCCTGGAAAGCAGTTGGTCGCTTGCAGTCTCATAGCTTGACTGTTACACAAATGGAATTCTCTCTTGATGACAAATTCCTGTTGGCTGTATCTAGGGATCGCCAGTTCTCTGTATTTTCAATTGACAAAACAG GCACTGATGAAACTAGTTACAAGCTGGTAGCAAAGCACGAGGCACACAAAAGAATCATATGGTCATGTTCCTGGAATCCCCACGGCTATGAATTTGCAACAGGCTCGAGGGACAAGACAGTGAAGATCTGGACTTTTGGAAAAGATTCATCAGTTAAGCTGCTCGCGACTCTCCCACAGTTCAGCAGTAGCGTCACAGCACTATCGTGGGCTAGTCTTGATTCCAAGAAAAATAATGGATTGCTTGCAGTTGGAATGGAAAACGGACTCATTGAATTGTGGAGTCTCTCTGTTAACAGAACCGACGATGGTCTAGCAGCAGGTGTACTTGCAGCTCCCGTTGCACGGTTTGATCCATTGATGTGCCATGTTTCTTCTGTGAGCCGTTTGGCGTGGAGAAAGCGCAAGTGTGAAGATTGCAGTAGCATACAGCTTGCTTCTTGTGGAGCTGATCATTGTGTGAGAGTGTTTGAGGTAAAATGTTAA
- the LOC112197338 gene encoding auxin-responsive protein IAA32: MDPNASSSLLNPSSFQSFYYEAKENEGIIDLGLSLRALQPETYHHPSTHLVSLEGYDGLIDWPQANNLNLKNSNVISPRNIPEDCDEEAEGVQSKERWAYVKVNMDGIVIGRKVCVIDHSGYSSLAFQLEDMFGRQSVSGLRLFQVGSEFSLFYKDTDDNWRTVGDVPWREFVECVKRLRIARKN, from the exons ATGGATCCTAATGCATCAAGCTCTCTTTTGAACCCTTCAAGCTTTCAATCATTTTATTATGAAGCCAAAGAGAATGAGGGTATTATTGATCTTGGTCTTAGCCTCAGAGCTCTTCAACCTGAAACTTATCATCATCCATCAACACATT TGGTGAGCTTGGAGGGCTATGATGGTCTGATAGATTGGCCCCAGGCTAACAACTTGAATTTGAAGAATTCGAATGTCATAAGTCCGAGAAATATACCGGAAGATTGTGATGAGGAAGCAGAGGGAGTCCAGAGCAAGGAGAGGTGGGCTTATGTGAAAGTTAACATGGATGGGATTGTTATTGGCAGAAAAGTTTGTGTAATTGATCATAGTGGCTACTCGAGCCTTGCATTTCAACTAGAAGACATGTTTG GTAGACAATCTGTATCTGGGTTGAGGTTGTTCCAGGTTGGATCTGAGTTTTCACTTTTTTACAAGGACACAGATGACAATTGGAGAACTGTTGGTGATGTTCCATGGAG GGAATTCGTAGAATGTGTGAAGCGGCTAAGGATTGCGAGAAAGAACTGA